The proteins below come from a single Harpia harpyja isolate bHarHar1 chromosome 2, bHarHar1 primary haplotype, whole genome shotgun sequence genomic window:
- the REELD1 gene encoding reelin domain-containing protein 1, with protein sequence MEDSKRAHITVVGWACTTLCLVSCAAAFSHGASLSACTDMMPRHLRAQLHSPSNNYVTVHTNMSFYVPGDKVPVTVRSTRDFMGFLLQARKVSNDEITGTFIFIPPGSKLLSCFEEGDTVTHSDKSLKRNLSFVWKAPDQPIGDIKFFISVVQSYFVYWAKIESAIVAQRGQNKTLTGSGKKPDPVTPTPSQGPADPQPTGPTSPMAATGSPPRTPTPPASPTGIVATLAPEPGFGVGSDAHPVAEPKQSAWPSLAASSGSDGSSSRGLEPSLPTQDPGTVDALRSFLSQDNASGYGTSDGAGIIASAATPCLCLMCKEDGQASTESGATLKATLCVTASPSALHVHTHLGDAAATTAWFGDANAAGNLSSASRQMAERKPALQPEEAGTGGEEEAAAGGNTLPWVTRPAPKSAVPGKGEDPGRGTRLLAAQLGILLVCTAALGLALAAAMRCVCAQHCHKRTEVSFSEPDPDVIAVRENGEVMHFRKVRENSFVLVQAEYNWVSPSSSGKKTII encoded by the exons ATGGAGGACAGCAAGAGAGCCCACATCACCGTTGTTGGCTGGGCATGCACAACCCTGTGCTTGGTCTCCTGCGCGGCCGCCTTCTCACACGGTGCAAGCCTTTCTGCCTGCACCGACATGATGCCCAGGCACCTGCGAGCGCAGCTGCACAGCCCCAGCAACAACTACGTTACTGTCCACACCAACATGTCCTTCTATGTCCCAGGTGACAAGGTGCCAG TGACAGTGAGGAGCACCCGGGATTTTATGGGCTTTTTGCTTCAAGCTCGCAAAGTGTCTAACGATGAAATCACTGGCACATTCATCTTCATCCCTCCTGGTTCCAAGCTGCTGAGTTGTTTTGAAGAAGGTGACACCGTCACCCACTCGGACAAATCACTGAAGAGAAACCTGTCCTTCGTATGGAAAGCACCAGACCAACCCATTGGAGACATCAAGTTTTT CATCTCCGTAGTCCAGTCATACTTTGTTTACTGGGCAAAGATCGAATCTGCTATCGTGGCACAGCGAGGGCAAAACAAAACGCTTACTGGCAGTGGCAAGAAGCCCGACCCTGTAACCCCCACGCCCTCGCAGGGACCAGCCGACCCACAACCCACAG GTCCCACCTCTCCCATGGCTGCCACCGGCTCCCCCCCGCGCACCCCCACGCCGCCTGCCAGCCCCACCGGCATCGTGGCAACTCTGGCACCGGAGCCAGGTTTCGGTGTTGGGTCAGACGCCCATCCTGTTGCTGAGCCGAAGCAGTCAGCCTGGCCTTCGCTGGCTGCGTCCAGCGGGAGCGATGGGTCCAGCAGCCGGGGGCTGGAGCCGTCCCTCCCCACCCAAGACCCTGGCACAGTGGACGCCTTGCGAAGTTTCCTCTCCCAGGACAATGCCTCCGGCTATGGCACCTCTGACGG AGCAGGAATCATTGCCAGTGCTGCCACCCCATGCTTGTGTTTGATGTGTAAAGAAGACGGGCAG GCCAGTACGGAGAGTGGGGCCACCTTGAAAGCCACCCTGTGTGTGACAGCATCTCCTTCTGCCCTGCACGTACACACTCACCTGGGTGATGCCGCTGCCACAACAGCCTGGTTTGGCGATGCCAATGCTGCCGGCAACTTGTCATCGGCTTCAAGGCAAATGGCCGAAAGAAAGCCGGCACTGCAGCCAGAGGAGGCAGGCactgggggtgaggaggaggcggcggcgggtggGAATACCCTGCCGTGGGTGACCAGACCAGCTCCCAAATCTGCTGTTCCTGGCAAGGGGGAAGACCCTGGCAGAGGGACCCGACTCCTAGCAGCCCAACTCGGCATCCTCCTGGTCTGCACCGCTGCCCTGGGCCTGGCGCTGGCAGCTGCCATGCGCTGTGTCTGTGCCCAGCATTGCCACAAGCGGACGGAGGTCTCCTTCAGCGAGCCAGACCCTGATGTCATtgctgtcagagaaaatggggaggTGATGCACTTCCGAAAGGTCCGGGAGAACAGCTTCGTGCTGGTGCAAGCCGAGTACAACTGGGTCAGCCCCTCGAGCAGCGGGAAGAAGACAATCATCTGA